From a single Labrenzia sp. PHM005 genomic region:
- a CDS encoding N-formylglutamate amidohydrolase — protein sequence MTDPALMPDTSFQPYEYVHGDESAGVLLLCDHARNTVPQEYGDLGVPAAQFERHIGYDIGARAVTLELARRLNAPACLSTFSRLLIDPNRGEDDPTLIMRLSDGAVVPGNAKVDQAERQRRIDRFHKPYHGLISGTLDRMMAAAPAPVIISIHSFTPVWRGVPRPWHVTVLWDSDPRAVTPMLDGLRAQSDLIVGDNEPYDGALENDTMYRHATKRGLSQALLEVRQDLIADEAGALEWADRLEPILRNLSQAQDCRQVRHYVSRCDNK from the coding sequence ATGACTGATCCTGCGCTGATGCCGGACACTTCCTTTCAGCCGTATGAATATGTTCATGGTGATGAGAGCGCCGGGGTTTTGCTGCTGTGCGACCACGCCCGCAATACAGTGCCGCAAGAATATGGCGACCTGGGTGTTCCGGCCGCCCAGTTCGAGCGGCACATTGGATATGACATTGGTGCGCGTGCTGTAACACTCGAGCTGGCCCGAAGGCTCAACGCCCCGGCCTGCCTGTCGACGTTTTCAAGATTGCTGATCGACCCCAATCGGGGCGAAGATGATCCAACGCTGATCATGCGTCTGTCGGATGGCGCCGTGGTGCCCGGCAATGCGAAAGTCGACCAAGCTGAACGCCAGCGCCGGATCGACCGATTCCATAAACCTTATCATGGTCTGATCTCCGGGACCTTGGACCGAATGATGGCAGCCGCACCGGCGCCGGTTATTATTTCGATCCATAGCTTTACACCAGTTTGGCGGGGTGTGCCCCGTCCCTGGCACGTGACGGTGCTGTGGGACAGCGACCCGCGCGCTGTAACTCCCATGCTGGACGGTTTGCGGGCGCAAAGTGATTTGATCGTGGGGGACAACGAACCTTACGACGGCGCCCTTGAAAATGACACGATGTACCGGCACGCAACAAAACGGGGGCTGTCGCAAGCCCTTCTGGAAGTGCGCCAGGACCTGATCGCCGATGAGGCCGGGGCATTGGAATGGGCCGATCGGCTCGAGCCTATCTTAAGGAATTTGTCGCAGGCGCAAGATTGCCGGCAAGTCCGGCACTATGTATCCCGATGCGATAACAAGTGA
- a CDS encoding DUF1244 domain-containing protein — protein MDDQTKTELEAAVFRRLVEHLRGRTDVQNIDMMNLAGFCRNCLSNWYAEAANEKGLDVEKEAARELVYGMPYADWKAKHQTEATEEQKAAFKKSHPHHH, from the coding sequence ATGGACGATCAAACCAAAACCGAACTGGAAGCCGCCGTCTTTCGCAGGCTTGTGGAACATCTTCGCGGACGCACGGATGTCCAAAACATCGACATGATGAACCTTGCTGGTTTTTGCCGCAATTGCCTGTCCAACTGGTATGCGGAAGCTGCCAATGAAAAAGGGCTGGATGTGGAAAAAGAAGCAGCGCGTGAGCTGGTCTATGGCATGCCTTATGCTGATTGGAAGGCCAAACACCAGACCGAAGCGACCGAGGAGCAAAAAGCGGCTTTCAAAAAGAGCCATCCTCACCACCACTGA
- a CDS encoding DUF2312 domain-containing protein — protein MSDPGGVAADQLRAFIERIERLEEEKKVISDDIKDVYAEAKGNGYDVKILRKVVSLRKKQPHEREEEEAVLDLYLHALGMAGPGPSEG, from the coding sequence ATGTCCGATCCGGGTGGAGTCGCCGCAGATCAGCTGCGCGCATTTATTGAGCGCATTGAGCGACTGGAAGAAGAAAAGAAAGTCATCTCGGATGACATCAAGGATGTTTACGCAGAAGCCAAAGGCAATGGCTATGACGTTAAAATCCTGCGGAAAGTTGTTTCACTTCGCAAGAAACAGCCACATGAGCGGGAAGAGGAAGAGGCGGTACTCGACCTTTACCTTCATGCCCTCGGGATGGCTGGCCCAGGCCCGTCTGAAGGCTAA
- a CDS encoding DUF882 domain-containing protein: MRKRSVGFDAVAWLRRAAVSAAAVMAFALTLAGSAEAETRTLKLYNTHTKERVSITFKKNGRYLPGGLREANRFLRDWRRNEITKIDPELLDLVWEVYQKVRARDHIYVVSSYRSPATNNMLRKRSKGVARNSQHTLGKAMDFYIPGVNLAKLRAAGLRKHVGGVGYYPRSGSPFVHMDTGRVRHWPRMSRSQLVKVFPNGKTLHVPSDGKPLKGYKLALAQAKSGNSKRSRPTLVASNDRSSASAPSTRDESASVLTTRNQSVRTAPKPTPPANVERENTGGGNLFASLFGGGNRAGSKDSTRPGAVGGRQSATQTAAVSPVLENPPVPGRKLLETPEATPAVVLASSAPELKPDIDAPVLLAAALPTPAPNTLDSQRAALAAGQPPAASKPLNDRFLVAGAPGQKPAAGLQAAAQAAAAKLGGTASNTSVNDPVAAIAAATGTAVPSPEPAPRPGSTLAYASAAPTPPELSRSLRGTAVAAPEKASDNRPVAAPKAAIARPSVSGRIPRNQIVDPLAGFASLPDRSESLVLTGANTTRHRTFAWLSHPNQRQLTNVIKPGNRFVAASFEQTPYGDLRTDRFMGPAIVVLPVHFAR; encoded by the coding sequence TTGCGTAAACGGTCAGTTGGTTTCGACGCCGTCGCCTGGTTGAGGCGCGCCGCAGTTTCAGCGGCCGCGGTCATGGCATTTGCTTTGACGCTCGCAGGCTCGGCTGAAGCAGAAACCAGAACCTTAAAGCTTTACAACACGCACACCAAAGAGCGTGTATCGATTACTTTCAAAAAGAACGGCCGGTATCTTCCGGGCGGTCTTCGGGAAGCCAATCGTTTTTTGCGTGACTGGCGCCGCAACGAAATCACCAAAATCGACCCCGAGCTGCTCGACCTTGTCTGGGAGGTCTATCAGAAAGTTCGCGCCAGAGATCATATCTACGTCGTTTCCAGCTATCGCTCGCCGGCCACCAACAACATGTTGCGCAAGCGGTCAAAGGGCGTTGCCCGGAATAGTCAGCATACGCTCGGCAAGGCCATGGATTTCTATATTCCAGGTGTCAATCTTGCCAAACTGCGCGCCGCGGGTCTGCGCAAGCACGTCGGCGGTGTCGGCTACTATCCGCGTTCGGGCTCGCCGTTCGTTCATATGGATACCGGTCGGGTCCGCCACTGGCCGCGCATGAGCCGGTCCCAGCTGGTAAAAGTTTTCCCGAACGGAAAAACCTTACATGTGCCGTCTGACGGCAAACCGCTTAAAGGCTACAAACTGGCGCTCGCGCAGGCCAAATCCGGCAACAGCAAACGTTCACGACCAACCCTTGTGGCGTCTAACGATCGGAGTTCTGCGAGCGCTCCTAGTACGCGCGATGAATCCGCAAGTGTGCTTACAACCCGCAATCAAAGCGTAAGAACCGCACCAAAACCGACACCCCCAGCGAATGTCGAACGGGAAAACACCGGTGGCGGCAACCTGTTTGCTAGTCTCTTTGGTGGTGGTAACCGGGCGGGTTCAAAAGATTCCACCCGCCCAGGTGCCGTCGGCGGACGCCAATCGGCAACGCAAACCGCCGCGGTCTCTCCGGTTCTCGAAAATCCACCAGTACCCGGACGGAAACTTCTTGAAACGCCAGAAGCCACTCCAGCTGTTGTGCTTGCAAGCTCCGCGCCGGAGTTGAAACCTGACATAGATGCGCCGGTACTATTGGCAGCTGCCTTACCTACGCCTGCACCCAATACTCTGGACAGTCAGCGGGCCGCACTGGCCGCCGGCCAACCACCAGCTGCCAGCAAGCCTCTGAACGATCGTTTTCTTGTCGCCGGTGCGCCGGGACAAAAACCCGCTGCCGGCTTACAGGCAGCGGCCCAAGCGGCAGCAGCAAAACTCGGTGGCACTGCATCAAACACCTCAGTTAACGATCCTGTAGCCGCCATTGCGGCCGCGACAGGCACCGCTGTCCCCTCACCGGAACCAGCTCCTCGGCCTGGATCGACCTTGGCTTATGCTTCTGCTGCACCGACACCGCCTGAGTTAAGCCGGTCCCTACGCGGTACGGCAGTTGCAGCTCCAGAGAAAGCTTCCGATAACCGCCCGGTTGCGGCGCCCAAGGCAGCCATTGCCCGTCCATCAGTTTCTGGCCGGATACCGCGCAATCAAATTGTAGACCCGCTGGCTGGCTTTGCGAGCCTCCCCGATAGGTCAGAATCGCTTGTGCTGACTGGCGCCAACACGACACGCCACCGGACATTTGCTTGGCTGAGCCACCCGAACCAGCGCCAGCTGACCAATGTCATCAAACCTGGCAACCGTTTTGTCGCTGCAAGCTTCGAACAGACCCCCTATGGCGATCTTAGAACCGACCGATTTATGGGCCCGGCCATTGTGGTGCTGCCCGTTCACTTCGCTCGATAA
- a CDS encoding sigma-54 dependent transcriptional regulator — MQALSGKILIVDDDPIQRRLLQEAVTKFGYRSKTAENGAEAVRIMTGPEASEIDLIILDMVMPELDGLGVLERLRSDKISTPVIVQTAHGGIDTVVSVMNAGAQDFAVKPVAPERLNVSIRNLLKTSALEGEITRIQKKASGTLTFKDIITHSPAMERVINLGKRAAASNIPILIEGESGVGKEMIASAIQGSSDRKSKPLITVNCGAIPDNLVESILFGHEKGAFTGAVDKHVGKFQEAHGGTLFLDEVGELPQDVQVKLLRAIQENEIDPIGSRRPVKVDFRLISATNRRLIDQVKEGAFREDLYYRLNVFPIWIPPLRDRREDIPALARHFLARFAAEEGKPQVSGIMSDALAMLQEYTWPGNIRQLQNTMFRAVVLCDGPQLTFDDFPQVAAAIERPVGHGVTAPSPATLTPIAPAPADPPPLAHAPQSAAASPGAIAQAQPPAGFESSAPFGFMRNLDPEGHIRKLTDVEEELIRAAIKHYSGRMTEVAKRLGIGRSTLYRKLKEYGLDDGGTDAAA, encoded by the coding sequence ATGCAAGCACTCAGTGGCAAAATTCTCATTGTCGACGACGACCCGATTCAGCGCCGTCTGCTGCAAGAGGCCGTAACCAAATTCGGCTACCGCTCCAAGACTGCCGAAAACGGCGCCGAAGCGGTGCGGATCATGACTGGGCCGGAAGCCAGCGAGATTGATCTGATCATTCTCGACATGGTGATGCCGGAACTGGATGGCCTCGGCGTGCTGGAGCGCCTGCGCTCAGACAAGATCTCCACACCTGTGATCGTTCAGACAGCCCATGGCGGTATCGATACCGTGGTCTCTGTGATGAACGCGGGCGCCCAGGATTTCGCGGTTAAGCCTGTGGCTCCGGAACGGCTGAATGTCTCGATCCGCAACCTTTTGAAAACATCGGCTCTTGAAGGCGAAATCACCCGGATCCAGAAAAAGGCCTCCGGCACACTCACCTTCAAGGATATCATCACCCATTCCCCGGCTATGGAACGGGTGATCAATCTTGGCAAACGCGCCGCCGCCTCCAACATCCCGATCCTGATTGAAGGCGAAAGCGGCGTTGGCAAGGAGATGATTGCCAGCGCAATCCAAGGCTCCAGCGACCGCAAGTCCAAACCGCTGATCACGGTCAACTGTGGTGCCATCCCGGACAATCTCGTGGAATCAATCCTGTTCGGCCACGAAAAAGGTGCCTTTACCGGTGCTGTCGACAAACATGTAGGCAAATTCCAGGAAGCCCACGGCGGAACTCTGTTTCTCGACGAGGTTGGCGAACTGCCACAGGACGTTCAAGTCAAGCTTCTACGCGCGATCCAGGAAAACGAAATCGATCCGATCGGTTCCCGCCGTCCGGTGAAGGTCGATTTCCGGTTGATCTCGGCAACCAACCGGCGCCTGATCGATCAGGTCAAGGAAGGGGCTTTCCGGGAAGACCTTTATTACCGGCTGAACGTCTTTCCGATCTGGATCCCACCGCTGCGCGACCGGCGCGAAGACATTCCGGCCCTGGCCCGCCATTTCCTTGCAAGATTTGCAGCCGAAGAAGGCAAACCGCAGGTTTCCGGCATCATGTCCGATGCTCTTGCCATGCTGCAGGAGTACACTTGGCCAGGCAACATCCGCCAGCTGCAAAACACCATGTTCAGAGCAGTTGTCCTTTGCGACGGCCCCCAACTGACATTCGATGACTTTCCTCAAGTAGCAGCAGCAATTGAACGGCCTGTTGGCCATGGTGTCACTGCCCCAAGCCCAGCCACCTTGACGCCGATAGCACCGGCGCCTGCAGACCCACCGCCTTTGGCACACGCACCGCAATCCGCTGCGGCAAGTCCTGGTGCAATTGCGCAGGCCCAACCGCCGGCCGGCTTTGAAAGCTCCGCGCCGTTCGGTTTCATGCGCAACCTCGACCCAGAAGGCCATATCCGCAAGCTGACAGATGTTGAAGAAGAGCTCATCAGAGCTGCGATCAAGCATTATTCCGGCCGGATGACCGAAGTCGCCAAACGGCTCGGGATTGGCCGCTCGACCCTCTACCGCAAACTTAAGGAATACGGGCTTGATGATGGCGGCACTGACGCCGCCGCTTAA
- a CDS encoding M3 family oligoendopeptidase, with product MPLPHPVLAPQTSGSVDLGDLPEWNLTDLYPSVDAPEVAADLKEALDRAKTFEVSYKGRLADLAENNVAALVTAIRAYEDLEDLMGRLISFAGLVYAGNTTDPASQKFYGDVQEQITTASSHLLFFSLEMNRIDDGIVDAALEDTHLAHYRPWIEDLRKDKPYQLEDRVEQLFHEKSVTGSGAWNRLFDETMASLTFEVSGDELPVEQTLNLLTDVSPDKRAEASKALIKTFSENLSTFTLITNTLAKDKEISDRWRNFSDIADSRHLANRVEREVVDAMVSAVREAYPRLSHRYYKLKAKWLGMDQLNTWDRNAPLPDADTRVIPWAEAKDTVLSAYETFSPDMAEIAGRFFDKGWIDAPARSGKAPGAFAHPTVPSAHPYVLLNYQGKVRDVMTLAHELGHGVHQVLAGPNGPLMAPTPLTLAETASVFGEMLTFKSMLAKADNPKTKKVMLASKAEDMINTVVRQIAFYTFERKLHTERRNGELTADKIGELWLSVQGESLGPAIKLNEGYETFWTYIPHFIHSPFYVYAYAFGDCLVNSLYAVYEEAETGFQEKYFNLLKAGGTKHHSELLQPFGLDAADPDFWKKGLSVIERLIDELEALDQD from the coding sequence ATGCCGTTGCCGCACCCTGTCCTTGCGCCTCAAACCTCTGGATCGGTGGATCTCGGTGATTTGCCGGAATGGAATTTGACGGATCTTTATCCGTCCGTCGACGCGCCTGAAGTCGCTGCAGACCTGAAGGAAGCGCTCGACCGGGCCAAAACCTTCGAAGTCTCCTATAAGGGACGGCTGGCAGATTTGGCAGAAAACAATGTTGCCGCCCTCGTGACTGCAATCCGGGCTTATGAGGACCTAGAAGATCTGATGGGCCGGCTGATTTCTTTTGCCGGGCTTGTTTACGCGGGTAACACCACAGACCCGGCCTCCCAGAAATTTTATGGCGATGTGCAGGAGCAGATCACCACCGCCAGCTCACATCTCCTATTCTTTTCCCTGGAAATGAACCGGATTGATGACGGCATCGTCGATGCCGCTCTAGAAGACACACATCTCGCCCATTACCGGCCATGGATCGAGGACCTGCGCAAGGACAAGCCCTACCAACTGGAAGACCGGGTGGAGCAACTGTTTCACGAAAAATCGGTTACGGGCAGCGGTGCCTGGAACCGCCTTTTCGATGAAACCATGGCATCGCTCACGTTCGAAGTTTCGGGTGATGAGTTGCCCGTTGAACAGACTCTCAATCTTCTGACAGACGTATCGCCAGACAAACGTGCCGAAGCCTCCAAGGCTCTGATCAAGACGTTTTCTGAGAACCTCAGCACCTTCACCTTGATCACCAATACCTTGGCGAAGGACAAGGAGATTTCGGACCGTTGGCGGAATTTTTCCGACATTGCCGACAGCCGTCACCTGGCCAATCGAGTGGAGCGCGAAGTTGTCGACGCAATGGTCTCGGCTGTCCGGGAAGCCTATCCGCGCCTGTCGCACCGTTATTATAAGCTAAAAGCCAAATGGCTCGGCATGGACCAGCTCAATACCTGGGACAGAAATGCGCCGCTTCCGGATGCTGACACGCGCGTTATCCCTTGGGCCGAAGCCAAGGACACAGTGCTTTCCGCATATGAAACCTTTTCGCCGGATATGGCCGAAATCGCTGGACGCTTCTTTGACAAGGGCTGGATCGATGCGCCGGCGCGCTCCGGGAAGGCGCCCGGCGCCTTTGCTCATCCAACCGTTCCAAGTGCGCACCCTTATGTTCTTCTGAACTATCAGGGCAAGGTCCGCGATGTCATGACCTTGGCCCATGAATTGGGCCACGGGGTGCACCAGGTGCTGGCAGGGCCAAACGGTCCGCTGATGGCACCAACACCGTTGACCCTGGCCGAAACCGCAAGCGTTTTTGGCGAGATGCTGACATTCAAATCGATGCTGGCCAAAGCGGACAATCCGAAAACCAAAAAGGTCATGCTGGCGTCAAAAGCCGAGGACATGATCAACACGGTGGTCCGCCAGATCGCTTTTTATACCTTCGAGCGCAAACTCCACACCGAGCGGCGCAACGGTGAATTGACCGCTGATAAGATCGGAGAACTCTGGCTGTCTGTGCAGGGCGAGAGCCTAGGGCCTGCGATCAAGCTGAACGAAGGTTATGAGACTTTCTGGACCTATATTCCGCATTTCATTCATTCGCCGTTTTACGTCTATGCCTATGCATTCGGTGACTGCCTGGTGAACTCGCTTTATGCGGTCTATGAAGAAGCTGAAACCGGGTTCCAGGAGAAATACTTTAACCTTCTGAAGGCTGGCGGCACCAAGCATCATTCCGAGCTGCTGCAACCGTTCGGGTTGGACGCTGCCGATCCTGACTTCTGGAAGAAGGGCCTTTCGGTCATTGAGCGGCTGATCGATGAGCTGGAAGCGCTGGACCAGGACTAA
- a CDS encoding DUF3445 domain-containing protein codes for MHKPAPPFQHTPYDGTSLPFTMGLKPITEETWLEPDPFLEKHLAEKDRLLEADRDAVFRAEDGTRNAQYEILTLIVENLQRHHGATYSIRKNQGIIKSTGRTVDLDDEPALLTAARLVQEDLVLMRPGPDGYRLAAACLCFPSSWSLAEKFGQSMSGIHKPVPGFNGHRMGMMVARLFDNLKAGQYVCRFNWSIYPDGELHHPEAKQIDIDNDEAALPRLFLRVERQTLRRLPKSGDVLFTIKIHHDPLTALQNQPNRAALAAHLKDQLMGLDLDQLAYKGLTRGREALVEALAEIAAEVEGAL; via the coding sequence ATGCATAAGCCAGCGCCCCCGTTTCAGCACACGCCGTATGATGGCACCAGCCTGCCGTTCACGATGGGTTTGAAACCGATTACGGAAGAAACCTGGCTAGAGCCGGATCCGTTTCTGGAGAAGCATCTGGCAGAGAAGGACCGGCTGCTTGAGGCTGATCGGGATGCTGTGTTTCGGGCTGAAGATGGCACGAGAAACGCGCAATATGAAATCCTAACGCTGATTGTTGAAAACCTGCAGCGCCATCACGGTGCAACGTATTCGATTCGTAAGAACCAAGGCATCATCAAAAGTACCGGCCGAACAGTCGATCTTGACGACGAGCCCGCTCTTCTGACGGCGGCGCGGCTGGTGCAGGAAGACCTTGTGCTGATGCGCCCCGGACCCGACGGTTATCGGCTTGCCGCAGCCTGTCTGTGTTTTCCATCATCGTGGTCGCTGGCAGAAAAGTTCGGTCAATCGATGAGCGGGATCCACAAACCTGTGCCGGGCTTCAACGGACACCGTATGGGCATGATGGTGGCGCGGCTGTTCGACAATCTGAAGGCCGGCCAGTACGTCTGCCGTTTTAATTGGTCGATCTATCCGGACGGTGAATTGCATCATCCGGAGGCGAAACAAATTGATATCGACAATGACGAGGCGGCGCTGCCGCGGTTGTTCTTACGGGTTGAACGGCAGACCCTGCGGCGGCTGCCGAAAAGCGGCGATGTGCTGTTCACGATCAAGATCCATCACGACCCGCTGACCGCTTTGCAAAACCAGCCAAATCGTGCCGCGCTTGCAGCTCATCTCAAAGATCAATTGATGGGATTGGACCTGGATCAGTTGGCCTATAAAGGGCTGACACGCGGCCGGGAAGCCCTGGTTGAGGCGCTCGCTGAAATTGCAGCCGAAGTCGAAGGCGCCTTGTAG
- a CDS encoding AarF/ABC1/UbiB kinase family protein, producing MPQDKDRESNRFSARMGRYAKVGTNMGGIAAKVAGAKLLGMELDNGKNASDLAAALGGLKGPLMKVAQLLSTIPDALPPEYTTELAKLQASAPPMGWAFVKRRMRAELGADWQKKFDSFDREPAAAASLGQVHRAAGHDGRVLACKLQYPDMASAVEADLKQLQMLFSLHRRMKPAIDTSEIAKEISARVREELDYYREAAHIDLYRNILEDAPHIRVPSVVQDLSTKRLLTMNWLHGRPLLDYKEHSQEDRNRLAQTMFHAWWHPFSHYGVIHGDPHLGNYTVFEEDGVPSGINLLDYGCIRIFPDAFVEGVVDLYKGLLEEDQDRVVSAYERWGFQNLKKEIIEVLNIWARFIYGPLLTDRVRSIADGVSAAEYGRKEAFRVHSALKELGPVTVPQEFVFMDRAAIGLGGVFLHLRAQLNFFQLFNEQIEGFEAAKVRDRQSAALKSAGLLGVGEAA from the coding sequence ATGCCGCAGGACAAGGACCGCGAAAGTAATCGTTTCAGTGCCCGTATGGGCCGCTACGCCAAGGTCGGGACCAATATGGGCGGGATCGCAGCCAAGGTTGCCGGCGCCAAGCTTTTGGGCATGGAACTCGACAACGGCAAAAATGCTTCGGATCTCGCTGCGGCACTTGGTGGCCTGAAGGGGCCGTTGATGAAGGTCGCGCAGCTTTTGTCGACCATTCCGGATGCTCTGCCACCGGAATATACCACCGAACTTGCCAAACTGCAGGCCAGTGCGCCGCCGATGGGCTGGGCTTTCGTCAAACGCCGCATGCGGGCTGAACTTGGGGCAGATTGGCAAAAGAAATTTGACAGTTTTGACCGGGAGCCGGCGGCGGCGGCCTCTTTGGGGCAGGTGCACCGGGCAGCCGGACATGACGGCCGGGTGCTAGCGTGTAAACTGCAATATCCGGATATGGCCTCAGCGGTAGAGGCAGATCTTAAACAATTGCAGATGCTGTTTTCCCTGCACCGGCGGATGAAACCTGCGATCGATACAAGCGAAATCGCCAAGGAGATCAGTGCCCGGGTGCGGGAAGAGCTCGATTATTACCGCGAAGCTGCCCACATCGATCTTTACCGGAACATCCTTGAAGATGCTCCGCATATCCGTGTTCCAAGTGTCGTGCAGGATCTGTCGACCAAACGTCTTTTGACCATGAACTGGCTGCATGGACGTCCGCTTTTGGATTACAAGGAACATTCCCAAGAAGACCGCAACCGTTTGGCTCAGACGATGTTTCATGCCTGGTGGCATCCGTTTAGCCACTATGGGGTCATCCACGGGGATCCGCATCTTGGGAACTACACCGTGTTTGAAGAAGATGGTGTCCCATCGGGTATCAACTTGCTCGATTATGGCTGTATCCGGATCTTCCCGGACGCTTTTGTCGAGGGGGTGGTGGATCTTTACAAAGGGCTTCTCGAAGAAGATCAGGATCGGGTCGTCTCGGCATACGAGCGCTGGGGCTTTCAAAATCTCAAAAAGGAGATCATTGAGGTCCTCAATATCTGGGCACGATTTATATATGGACCATTGCTAACAGACCGGGTGCGGTCCATTGCCGATGGTGTTTCAGCGGCTGAGTATGGGCGCAAAGAGGCGTTCCGAGTGCATTCGGCCTTGAAGGAACTCGGGCCAGTGACCGTGCCGCAGGAGTTTGTCTTTATGGACCGTGCAGCGATCGGTCTAGGCGGTGTTTTCTTGCATTTGCGGGCTCAGTTGAATTTCTTCCAGCTCTTTAATGAGCAAATCGAAGGATTTGAAGCTGCAAAGGTCCGCGACCGCCAAAGTGCTGCGCTTAAGTCTGCAGGTCTGCTAGGCGTTGGGGAAGCCGCATAA
- a CDS encoding aa3-type cytochrome c oxidase subunit IV — translation MSNETAPAMDYDSHERTYEGFINFSKVGTIAVLNIVLCLILFSFGGTTAVVFGALMVLATIVASGIGVALGANGWVPPAVIFGLTGVLCILLV, via the coding sequence ATGTCTAACGAAACTGCGCCGGCAATGGATTACGATTCGCACGAGCGGACCTACGAAGGCTTTATCAACTTCTCCAAAGTTGGAACCATCGCCGTTTTGAACATCGTGCTCTGTCTGATTCTGTTCAGCTTCGGTGGCACAACGGCCGTTGTCTTTGGTGCGCTGATGGTGCTGGCAACGATCGTTGCGTCTGGCATTGGTGTTGCGCTGGGCGCGAACGGCTGGGTACCGCCCGCAGTTATTTTTGGGCTGACCGGTGTCCTGTGCATTCTACTGGTCTAA
- the rluA gene encoding bifunctional tRNA pseudouridine(32) synthase/23S rRNA pseudouridine(746) synthase RluA — MNQSAPAPFVYNPPLEPYLSVLHVDEDLLIVDKPSGLLSVPGKALEHSDCVESRAQKTYPDARIVHRLDMDTSGVMVLAMNAAAHRHLGLQFERRKTQKTYLAEVWGHIAEDEGEVDLPLICDWPNRPKQMVCFENGKPALTKWQVLDRRDQTTRLRLFPYTGRSHQLRVHMLALGHPIIGDRFYANGEALAASSRLALHAESLTLHHPVGGERVRFEAACPF, encoded by the coding sequence ATGAACCAGAGTGCCCCGGCCCCCTTTGTCTACAATCCGCCACTTGAGCCGTATTTGTCCGTGCTCCACGTGGATGAGGATCTCTTGATCGTCGACAAACCCAGCGGGTTGCTGAGTGTTCCGGGCAAAGCTCTAGAGCACAGCGATTGCGTCGAATCGCGGGCTCAAAAGACCTACCCGGATGCGCGAATTGTACACCGGCTGGATATGGACACCTCCGGGGTCATGGTTCTTGCTATGAATGCTGCAGCTCATCGTCACCTGGGGCTGCAATTCGAGCGGCGCAAAACGCAAAAAACCTATCTTGCGGAAGTTTGGGGGCATATTGCTGAAGACGAAGGCGAGGTGGACCTGCCGCTCATCTGTGACTGGCCCAACCGGCCGAAACAGATGGTGTGTTTTGAAAATGGCAAGCCTGCCCTGACGAAATGGCAAGTACTGGACCGGAGAGACCAGACAACCCGGCTCCGCTTGTTTCCCTATACCGGCCGTTCACACCAGCTTCGTGTGCATATGCTGGCTTTAGGGCATCCGATCATTGGCGACCGCTTTTACGCGAATGGGGAGGCGCTGGCAGCTTCATCCCGTCTAGCGCTGCATGCTGAAAGCCTGACACTGCATCATCCGGTGGGTGGGGAGCGGGTTCGATTTGAGGCCGCATGTCCGTTTTGA
- a CDS encoding NAD(P)H-dependent oxidoreductase, with protein sequence MTTPKQIVVLDGHPDPNTHHLCHALAAHYEEGASRAGHKANLIRIADLDFPVLQKPSEFQDQPTPTALEPARDLILAADHVVLVYPLWLGTLPAYTKAFLEQIFHYDTAFEKGPDNAWPEGKMKGKSARIIVTMGMPALVYRFWYGAHSLKNLERNIFRFIGFAPVRSTLLGMVEQANEKTVSGWLKKMEDLGRKSA encoded by the coding sequence ATGACCACACCCAAACAAATTGTCGTTTTGGATGGCCACCCGGATCCAAACACTCATCATCTATGCCATGCATTGGCTGCCCACTACGAGGAAGGCGCATCACGGGCCGGCCATAAAGCTAATTTGATTCGGATCGCGGATTTAGATTTCCCCGTTCTACAGAAACCATCCGAATTCCAAGACCAGCCGACACCAACGGCTTTGGAACCGGCCAGAGATCTCATCCTGGCCGCCGATCATGTTGTGCTGGTTTACCCGCTTTGGCTCGGCACGTTGCCCGCCTACACAAAGGCCTTTCTGGAACAGATTTTTCACTACGACACAGCTTTTGAAAAAGGGCCGGACAACGCTTGGCCCGAAGGCAAGATGAAAGGCAAATCGGCCCGTATCATTGTCACCATGGGTATGCCTGCCCTCGTCTACCGTTTCTGGTATGGCGCCCACAGCCTCAAAAACCTGGAGCGAAACATATTCCGCTTCATTGGATTTGCGCCTGTTCGCTCCACGCTTCTCGGAATGGTCGAGCAGGCAAATGAGAAGACGGTTTCCGGGTGGCTGAAAAAGATGGAAGACCTCGGCCGAAAATCTGCTTAG